The Desulfobaccales bacterium genome contains the following window.
TTGCCCCGTAGCATGGGGATTCCTCAGGACCTGGGGCTCCTCTCCTGCCTCGAAGCGGAAAAACATCACCTGATTCTGGGCCGCCTGAGTGTAAAGTTCCTCCTGGCCCCGGCCATAGGTGCGGATGTCCCGGTAGAAATCAAAGACCCGGGTTTGGGGATAGTTTTCCCGGATGAGGTTGGCGGCGTAAAGCGTTGCGCTGCAACAGGTGCGGGAGCAGTACTCATTTAAATAACCGCCGGCGTTTTCCTCATGGATGCCCGGAATCTGGCGGCTGCCCACGCAGTGGATCATGGCCAGGTTGTGGATGGAGCGGCCGTTTAACGCCAGAGCACCGTCGCTCTCCCCCGCTATCGCCATCAGGCGGATGAATTCCGGCAGGGTGACCACTTCGGGAAAATCCTGATAGCCGTATTCGCCTTGCCGGGGTTGGTAGGGCCGGAAACCCGTGGCCAGGACAATGACCCCGGCGTTTAGGTCAAGCTCTGCCTGGCTTTCCGGGATCATTGCGGGCATGACGCCCACAAAGGGCACGTATGCGCCCAGACCCAAGCCGGATTGGCTCAGTCGTTCCAGCTTGTCGGCAAAGGCCGCGCCTTCGGGAGGCCGCCGCACCACTCTGAGTTTGAAGTTGCCGATATAGCCCTCAAAGCTCTCGACCTCAGTACAGGTGTGCACCGTGATGGCCGGATTTTTCAGGACCGCAGTGGCGAGTTCGCTGATGATTTCGGCGGCGGTTTCACCGAATGGCGCCAGGCGGTCTAACTGGGCCACCTGCCCTCCCAGGAAGGGGCTTTTTTCCACAAGAACCACGTGCAGGCCTCTTTCGGCCAATTCCACGGCGCATTTAAGCCCGGCCACGCCGCCGCCGATCACCAGGGCCTGAGGCTGTACTTCGACCCGGATGGGCGTGAGCGACGTGAGCCAGCCGGCTTTGGCCGCAGCCGCGGCTACCAGGCGAGCAGCCTTTTTGGTGGCCTCAGGGCCATGATGCACCCAACTCACCTGCTCCCGCAGGTTGGCCTGCTCATAGACATAGGGATTCACCCCGGCCCGGGCCAGAGTTTGCCGGAAAGTGGTTTCATGCAGGCTGGGGGAACACGACGCCACCACCACCCGATCCACCAGGCCGCTTTTAAGATCCTCGATGATCAACTCCTGGCCGGGATCGGAGCACATGAACATATTGGACCGGGCCACCACCACCCCCGGCACCTTGCGGGCCTGCTCGCAAACCTTTTCCACGTCCACGGCATCGGATATATTGCCGCCGCAATAGCAGACGTAAACCCCCACTTTGCCAACAGGTGCGGATTCGGGGCGCTTGTTCGGCGTCATCAGTTCTTCTCCCAACCGAGACTCAACTTGCAGCCTTGGCGGTGCGGGCCGTCAGATACCGGGACGCCTCCATGGCCGCAGCACCCGCTTCCACGATGCTGTCCACGATATCTTTGGGGCCGGCCGCGGCCCCCGCGACAAAAACGCCGTCCAGATCGGTCAAAGTCGGGGCCAACTTGGGCTTCACGGTTTTAATGAACTTATCCGACCCGGTGGCCAGGGCGCAAAGGCTCTCGGGACTCCAGCCCGGCAGCATCCCTAAGGACAGCACGACCAGGTCGTGCTCAGTCAATTGCACCCCGCCTTCGGCTTCCTGGGATTCATACCGGACCAGAACGTTGCCGTTATCGCCTCGGTCCAGATAGGCCACCTTGCCTTTGACAAAATTGACCCCCATGGCCTGGGCGTTCTGGAAAAACTGCTCGTAGCCTTTGCCAAAGGCCCGGATATCCATGTAATAAATGGTGAGATCGGCCAGGGGCAAGGAGCCTGACAGGAGCATGGCCTGCTTGATGGCGTACATGCAGCAGACCCGGGAGCAATAAGGCACCCCCATGGACTGGTCCCGGGAGCCGGCGCACTGGATAAAGGCGACGTTATCCGGTTCCATACCGTCGGAAGGCCGCAGCGCCCGGTTGTAAGGGCCGTGGGGGGCCAGCAGCCGCTCCATCTGAAGGGCCGTAATCACATTGGGAATCGTGCCCTGGCCGTACTGGACCTTGTTTGAAAGCGGGGTTAACTCGAACCCGGTGGCGATCACCGCGGTGGCGGCCGTCAGGGTAAAATCTTCGGGAACCTGAATGTAGTTGACGGCCTGGGTGGGGCAAATCTTTTCGCAGCGGCCGCACAGGATACAATTCTCAGGATCGATCAGGGCCTTCTGGGGAATGGCGTTGGAGAAGGGAATGTAAATGGCCTTCCGGGCCGCAAATCCGCCTTGCTCGGCGTCGGGCACCAGCATAGGACATTGATACTCGCACTGGCGGCAGCCGATACACTTCACTTCGTCCACAAAGCGCGGTTTTTGGCGGATCGAAGCCGTTAAATCGCTCCCCTGCCGGGTCAAGGATTGCAACTCGCAGTAAGTGAAGATGGTAATGTTGGGGTGGTGGGCCGCAGCCGCCATCTTGGGGGTGGTGATGCAGCTGGAGCAATCCAGGGTGGGAAAGACCTTGGAGAGCCTGATCATCTTGCCCCCGATGGAGGCGTCTTTTTCCACCACCGCCACCGAGAAATCCTGGTCGGCGAGATTGAGAGCGGCCTCTAAGCCGGCGATCCCCCCGCCCAGGACCAGGGCGTCGTAATGCCTATTGTGCTGAACAGCCATACTTTGCTCCCAGAGAGCGGATTCGTTGCGACTTTTGCCTAGCAGCCAGGAACCCAGTTGGCCCACGCAGGCTTTTTGCCAGAGCCCGCGGGCTACCAAC
Protein-coding sequences here:
- a CDS encoding CoB--CoM heterodisulfide reductase iron-sulfur subunit A family protein; its protein translation is MTPNKRPESAPVGKVGVYVCYCGGNISDAVDVEKVCEQARKVPGVVVARSNMFMCSDPGQELIIEDLKSGLVDRVVVASCSPSLHETTFRQTLARAGVNPYVYEQANLREQVSWVHHGPEATKKAARLVAAAAAKAGWLTSLTPIRVEVQPQALVIGGGVAGLKCAVELAERGLHVVLVEKSPFLGGQVAQLDRLAPFGETAAEIISELATAVLKNPAITVHTCTEVESFEGYIGNFKLRVVRRPPEGAAFADKLERLSQSGLGLGAYVPFVGVMPAMIPESQAELDLNAGVIVLATGFRPYQPRQGEYGYQDFPEVVTLPEFIRLMAIAGESDGALALNGRSIHNLAMIHCVGSRQIPGIHEENAGGYLNEYCSRTCCSATLYAANLIRENYPQTRVFDFYRDIRTYGRGQEELYTQAAQNQVMFFRFEAGEEPQVLRNPHATGQPLLVQVKDVLTFGEELEVPVDLVVLAVGQEPNNIAGLVEKLKIPVGADRFLQEVHPKLRPVEVSVAGIYLAGTCQAPFDVGETCAAAAAAAVKSAAILTRGYVELDPFVAEVDLSQCTGTGACVEACLAEGALTMVEQVVDGQKVRRAQVNPALCLGCGACVAVCPENAINVQGWTLKQFEAMVDMIVSDEYLEGA
- a CDS encoding CoB--CoM heterodisulfide reductase iron-sulfur subunit A family protein; this translates as MAVQHNRHYDALVLGGGIAGLEAALNLADQDFSVAVVEKDASIGGKMIRLSKVFPTLDCSSCITTPKMAAAAHHPNITIFTYCELQSLTRQGSDLTASIRQKPRFVDEVKCIGCRQCEYQCPMLVPDAEQGGFAARKAIYIPFSNAIPQKALIDPENCILCGRCEKICPTQAVNYIQVPEDFTLTAATAVIATGFELTPLSNKVQYGQGTIPNVITALQMERLLAPHGPYNRALRPSDGMEPDNVAFIQCAGSRDQSMGVPYCSRVCCMYAIKQAMLLSGSLPLADLTIYYMDIRAFGKGYEQFFQNAQAMGVNFVKGKVAYLDRGDNGNVLVRYESQEAEGGVQLTEHDLVVLSLGMLPGWSPESLCALATGSDKFIKTVKPKLAPTLTDLDGVFVAGAAAGPKDIVDSIVEAGAAAMEASRYLTARTAKAAS